From Denitrovibrio acetiphilus DSM 12809, the proteins below share one genomic window:
- the murI gene encoding glutamate racemase: MAIGIFDSGVGGLTVYKTISEHFPELDMHYLGDTARVPYGSRSQETVINYSLQCAGFLVDNFDIDTIIVACNTASSYAIDHIRKKFKVNVIGVVEPGSYSALQVTENNKIGVIGTRATVRSGSYVKALKAIRSDVEITQTACPLFVPIVEEMLVDTDIADMVVRHYLDNMMTTGADTLILGCTHYPLLKNVIAKFYPDIKIVDSSEAIIDCINELKLNVNQHSKREIYLTDESPAFETLKNILAGGITAKKAVLKP; encoded by the coding sequence TTGGCAATCGGTATCTTCGACTCCGGAGTCGGCGGACTAACTGTTTACAAAACTATAAGCGAGCACTTTCCAGAACTCGACATGCACTATCTGGGCGATACAGCCCGTGTCCCATACGGAAGCAGATCACAGGAGACAGTCATAAACTACAGTCTTCAGTGTGCCGGCTTTCTAGTGGACAACTTCGACATTGATACTATTATTGTTGCATGCAACACAGCATCATCATATGCCATAGACCATATCAGAAAAAAATTCAAAGTGAACGTCATAGGGGTTGTTGAGCCAGGTTCATATAGCGCCCTTCAGGTAACAGAAAATAATAAGATAGGCGTCATAGGCACACGCGCCACAGTACGAAGCGGTTCATATGTGAAAGCGCTGAAAGCCATACGCAGTGACGTAGAGATTACGCAAACAGCATGTCCTCTGTTTGTTCCCATAGTGGAAGAGATGCTTGTGGATACAGACATTGCTGACATGGTGGTCAGGCACTATCTGGACAACATGATGACAACGGGTGCAGATACACTCATTCTCGGATGCACTCACTACCCTCTTCTAAAGAATGTTATAGCGAAGTTCTACCCCGACATAAAGATAGTTGACAGCTCCGAAGCAATTATAGACTGCATCAACGAACTCAAACTAAATGTAAACCAGCACAGTAAAAGAGAGATATACCTGACGGACGAGTCCCCTGCATTTGAAACCCTTAAAAACATACTTGCCGGCGGAATTACCGCAAAGAAAGCTGTCCTGAAACCTTAA
- a CDS encoding PLP-dependent aminotransferase family protein yields MTKLKQNYKFRQVMDVIVNMVKNELLNPGDKVPSLRRMSEDQSVSISTVMQAYMELESVGILEAKPQSGFYVSKGSLKPREQISRTTPSKKPVRVTKSEHIQKVLHDMMDPDIIPLGCAIPSADLLPHKELLGIMKRVLNMERTTNLEYGDTQGDKFFRQQLAYYMNMNGNDVHSDNIIVTNGASEGMSLALRALTSPGDLILMESPSYFGFMHLLETSKVFAMELPTCPEWGIDLDDFYQAVKKYGVKAFLTQPNFGNPLGHTYPEEVKKEIVEICTRYNVPVIEDDINGDFAFNGKRGSNLKKYDKEGNVIHISSFSKTLSSGMRIGWIEAGKYFDDILRQKIASSLATNEINQLTIAHYLASGKYPRHLRRMNNAIKNQVENYKMKIFKYFPEGTKVSDPQGGFVLWVELPDQVNTDEIFMKAVEENISFTPGGIFSSQERYTNCMRINCGFPLDERIERGIERLGEMCRGYL; encoded by the coding sequence ATGACAAAACTTAAGCAGAATTATAAGTTCCGTCAGGTGATGGATGTTATTGTTAATATGGTCAAAAATGAACTTCTTAACCCGGGGGATAAGGTGCCTTCTCTCCGAAGGATGAGTGAAGACCAGTCGGTTAGCATCTCAACTGTTATGCAGGCATATATGGAACTGGAGTCTGTGGGGATACTGGAGGCTAAGCCTCAGTCTGGTTTTTATGTTTCAAAGGGGAGCCTTAAGCCGAGAGAGCAGATAAGCAGAACAACCCCAAGCAAAAAACCCGTACGTGTTACGAAGAGCGAACATATACAGAAAGTGCTTCATGACATGATGGATCCCGATATTATCCCTTTAGGGTGTGCGATACCATCCGCTGACCTCCTGCCTCATAAGGAGCTTCTGGGGATAATGAAAAGAGTTCTGAACATGGAAAGGACAACTAACCTTGAATACGGCGATACTCAGGGGGATAAGTTTTTTCGTCAGCAGCTTGCGTATTATATGAATATGAACGGCAACGATGTTCACTCTGATAACATAATCGTTACAAACGGTGCTTCGGAAGGGATGTCCCTCGCTTTGCGTGCTCTGACAAGCCCGGGGGATCTTATCCTTATGGAATCACCCAGTTATTTCGGCTTTATGCATCTGCTTGAGACGAGCAAGGTGTTTGCTATGGAGCTTCCGACCTGTCCGGAATGGGGTATTGATCTGGATGATTTCTATCAGGCAGTTAAAAAATATGGAGTTAAGGCGTTTCTCACGCAGCCGAATTTCGGCAATCCACTAGGGCACACCTATCCGGAAGAAGTTAAAAAAGAGATAGTTGAAATCTGTACAAGATACAACGTTCCTGTGATCGAAGACGATATAAACGGTGATTTTGCATTTAACGGCAAGAGAGGGAGCAACCTTAAGAAATATGATAAAGAGGGGAATGTTATACACATCTCTTCATTTTCCAAAACTCTCAGCTCGGGGATGCGCATCGGGTGGATAGAAGCGGGGAAATATTTTGATGATATACTCAGGCAGAAGATAGCCAGCTCTCTTGCTACTAACGAAATAAACCAGCTCACCATTGCACACTATCTGGCATCAGGAAAGTATCCGAGACATCTGCGCAGAATGAATAATGCTATTAAGAATCAGGTGGAAAACTATAAAATGAAAATTTTTAAATACTTTCCGGAAGGCACAAAGGTGTCCGACCCTCAGGGCGGTTTTGTACTCTGGGTGGAGCTGCCTGATCAGGTTAATACAGATGAGATATTTATGAAAGCCGTGGAGGAGAATATATCTTTTACACCGGGCGGTATATTCAGTTCTCAGGAGCGTTATACAAACTGCATGAGGATAAATTGCGGCTTCCCCCTTGATGAGCGCATCGAAAGAGGTATCGAACGTCTGGGAGAAATGTGCCGCGGGTACCTTTAA